GATCCACGAGCAGAGCCACGATGACCATCAGGTAGCCCAGGAAAGCGGTCAGGATGGCCGAACGGACGATGGGATAGTACTTCTTCAAGTTGAAGATGTACACCGCCGCCGTCAGGGTAAAACCGCCGGCAGCCAGGGCCACGCCGCAGTAGAGATCAAAGCTGATCCACAGGCCCCAGGCGCGGCCGTCACTCAGATTCGTGACGGCGCCGAGGCCGTTCATGTAACGAATGATCGCCACCACCAGCCCGATGACGATCAGAATCCCCAGGATGGAGGTGCTCACGACGGGAAAAGGTCGCCTTTCAGCTTTCATCGCGCTGGCCCTCCTTCTCTGTTGGAGCGCTCACGGCCCGGCCTGTTTCCCTTTGGGCGCTCTGCTGCTCCCGACGTCTGACGATCCAATAAACGCCCGCCATAGCCGCTGATACCACCACAACGGTAGGAGGAACGGCAGCCATGGCCACATCGGCGTAGCGGGGGATGGGCTCCGACTTGAGGGCCGGAAAGCCCAGCCTGTCGAAGGGGACATGAGAGAGGTACAACATGGAGCAGCCCCCCACCTCCTCCTCCCCATAGACATGATCTATGTATCGGTCAGGATGGGCCTGAATCCGGGCATGGGCCTCCCGCAAAAGCTCCTCACGCTCGCCAAACTTGATGGCTCCGGTAGGACAGGTCTTGGCACAGGCCGGCTCCATCCCCTCGGCCAACCGGTCGACGCACATGGTGCACTTGCGGATATAGGGCACCGGCTTATCCCACTCAAAGGTGGGCACCCCGAAGGGACAGGCCAGGGTGCAGTAACGACAGCCAATGCATTTGTAATCATCGTAGACCACCGGTCCTTCGGGAGTTTTGCGCAACGCCCCCACGATGCAGGCCGCAGCGCAAGCCGGTTCCTCGCAATGCATGCACTGCCGCTTGGTGAAGACCCAGGAGAATCGATCCTCCTCGGTCACCTCGTGAAAGGTAACGGTGGTCCAGGTCTTGGCCGACCTCCGGGGCGGGTTCTCGTAGCTACCCCAGTTGTGGGTCACCTCCGCCGGGAGCTCGTTCCATTGCTTGCAGGCAGCCTGACAGCCTCGACAACCGATGCACCGGGTCAGATCCATCAGCATGCCTTTCGCCATCTTCTCTCACCGCCTTTCCCCGATCCTGCTGGCCGGGGCCGACCCTATCGCGCCAGGGACGGCCCCAGCCGTAAGAGCGTGTCTGAAAATTTACCGGCAAGATGTCTGAGGGGTTTCCCTCAACGATCAGCTCCACAGGGGGAAGGCGTGGAGGGGATCTCCCCTCCACGGAAAACCCCGCTTTGCCGGCCTGCACCTGCCTTTCTCGGCCCTTTCCGAAGGACTCAGGCCGAGGCCAGGCAGGTCGAAGGCAAAAGAAGGGCTTTTTCCGGAGGGGCTCCGCCCCTCCGGGCCTCCCCACAGCAGAAGCAACGGTATTCCTCAGACACACTCCAAGCCAGGAGGAGCTATACCTTCCTAATGTCGCAGAGGAATGCCTTGGTCTCAGGGATCATGGTATTGGCGTCACCGACGGGCGGGGTCAGCTCATTGGCGCTGCCCCCAGTGACCAACCCCTTATAGCCCCAGTGCCAGGGCAGCGCCACCTGATGGACGATGCGTCCGTTCAGACGGAAGGGCTGCAGCCGCCGGGTGACGATGGCCACAGCCTCAATGGAGCCACGCACCGACTCAACGATGACCTTCTCGCCATTCCGGATACCCTTCTCGGCGGCCAATTCGGGGCTCATCTCAACGAACATCTCCGGGTGCATCTCCGCCAGCCAGGGCACATTGCGCGTCATGGCGCCACTCTGCCAGTGCTCGGAGACCCGGAAGGTGGTCGCGACAATGGGATACCGCTGGGGATCGCAGGGTTCGCTGATCTCCGGACTACAGGGTATGAAAGCCGGGTTCGTGGCGTTGGCCGGGTGCAAGACGTTGGCCACCGGGCTCTCCCAAGGCTCATAATGCTCGGGGAAGGGACCGTCGGCCAGGCCGGGCCCGAAGATGCGGGCATGACCCTCGGGCTTCATGATGAAGGCATATCTGGCGCCAGGCGGCCAGCCACCGTCGGGCACGTCGCCTTCCCACTTCTTCCCGTTCCAGCGGATGACAAAGCGCGCCGGATCAAAGGGCCGCCCCTGGGCATCGCACGATGCCCGGTTGTAGATGATACGCCGGTTCACCGGCCAGGCCCATCCCCAATTGCTGTACAGTCCAATGCCGGCCGGGTGGGTATCGGTATTATCACGACGCGCCATCATATTGCCGTCCTCGTTGTAGCTGCCGGAATAGAGCCAGTTGGCACAGGCCGTGGAGCCGTCATCCCGCAGCTGAGTGAAGTTCTTCACCCGCTTGCCGGCCGGCACGATGACGTTGCCATCCGCATCCCTCACGTCGCTGACGGCCCAGCCGTTGACCTCCCCAGCCACCTTCTCGATGTCAACCCCGTCCTCGCCGTAGTCCCAGGCCAGCTTGAGGATGGGATCCGGATTGGGACCGGGATCGGCCGCATAGAGTTTGCGCAGTCGGATCATCAATTGATTGATAATCCAGGAGTCAGGCCTGGCCTCGCCCGGCGGGTCCACCGCCTTCCACCGCCACTGCGCCCAGCGGCCGGAGTTCGTGATGCTCCCCTCCTTCTCCACCGAGGCGGCCACGGGCAACAGGAAGACCTCCGTCTGGATAGCAGCAGGATCCACACCGGGCCGCTGCCAGAAGCTGGAGGTCTCCGTGTCCCACAGGTTGACGGCCACCATCCAGTCCAGGTTCTCCATGGCCTTGCGGTTGAGGTTGGCATGCGCTCCACCCACGGCCGGGTTCTGCCCCCAGGCGAAGAACCCCTTGATCTTGCCGGCATACATGTCCTGGAAGAGCTTCAACCATGAGTAGTTGCCGTCGTCCGCCAGTTTAGGCAGCCAGTGATAGCCGAACTCGTTCTCAGGCGTGGCGTTGTCGCCGAACATCCATTTGAGCAAGCTGACGGCATACTTGGGGTAGTGCTGCCACCAGTTGGCGCTCTTGGGATCGTTGGACTTGGGTGTGTAGGCGGCCAGATAGTCCTTCAAGGTTTGATGTCTGGCCCGGGGTGGCTTGAGGTAACCGGGCAGGATGTGGAAGAGCAGACAGTGATCCGTGGAGCCCTGCACGTTGCTCTCGCCACGGAGCGCGTTGATCCCCCCACCCGCCCGGCCGATGTTGCCCAGGAGCAGCTGGATGATCGCAGCGGTTCGGATGTTCTGGGTGCCGTAGGTGTGCTGGGTCCACCCCATGGCGTACATGATGGTGCCCACCTTGTCGGGCGCCCCTGTCGCCGTAAAGGCCTGATAGACCTTCAGGAGGTCATCCTTGGGCGTTCCGGTGATCTGAGAGACGGTGTCGAGGTCGTAGCGGGCGTAATGCTTCTTCAACAGCTGGAAGACGCAATTGGGATGCTGCAGGGTGGGATCTCTCAAAGGAACGCCATCCGCATCGGTCTGATAGGCCCACGTGGACTTGTCGTACCGCCGCGCTTGCGGGTCATAGCCGGTGAAGATGCCATCGCTGAACCCGAACGCCGGATCGATGAGGAAAGAGGCGTTGGTGTGCTCAACGACGTACTCCCGGTGATAGAGCTCGTTGTCCAGGATGTACTTGATCATCCCGCCGAGGAAGGCGATATCGGTACCTGAACGGAGCGGGGCATATATATGCGCCTTGCTCGACGTGCGGGTAAAACGAGGATCCACGCTGATGAGCACAGCCCCGCGATCCATCGCCTCCGTCACCCACTTGAAGGAGATGGGGTGATTCTCGGCCGCATTGGACCCCATGATCAGGATGGCGTCGCTGTTCTTGATGTCGATCCAGTGATTGGTCATCGCTCCTCTACCGAACGACTCTGCCAGAGCCGCAACAGTAGCGGAGTGTCATATGCGTGCCTGGTGCTCGATATAGAGCAAACCCATGGAGCGCAGCGCCTTGACCAGCAGGATGCACTCCTCGTTGTCCAGGGCAGCGCTGCCCACCGAGGCGATCGCCTCGGTGCGACGCACCACGCGCCCCTGTTCATCTTTTTCGATCCAGCTTTCGTCCCTGGTCTTCTTGATACGCTTGGCGATCTCGTTCAGGGCCCAATCCCACTCCACCTCCTGCCACTGGGCAGCCCCGGGAGCTCGATAGAGGGGTTTGGTGATCCTGCGCTTGCTGTTCACCAACTGCGTAAGCGTGCTGCCCTTACTACACAACGCCCCCCGGTTGATAGGATGATCTGGGTCGCCCTCGATGTTCACCACCTTTCCGTCCCGCGCGCCGGCGATCATCCCACAGCCGACGGCGCAGTACGGGCAAATCGTTGGCGTCTCGGTCGTCCACCGGATCTTCGATGCAGGCGGCATCGTCAGCGTCGGCGCCACGGTGCGCTCCATCGCCAACCAGGCAGATGTGGTACTGCCGAGCTTGAGA
The window above is part of the Chloroflexota bacterium genome. Proteins encoded here:
- a CDS encoding 4Fe-4S dicluster domain-containing protein, encoding MAKGMLMDLTRCIGCRGCQAACKQWNELPAEVTHNWGSYENPPRRSAKTWTTVTFHEVTEEDRFSWVFTKRQCMHCEEPACAAACIVGALRKTPEGPVVYDDYKCIGCRYCTLACPFGVPTFEWDKPVPYIRKCTMCVDRLAEGMEPACAKTCPTGAIKFGEREELLREAHARIQAHPDRYIDHVYGEEEVGGCSMLYLSHVPFDRLGFPALKSEPIPRYADVAMAAVPPTVVVVSAAMAGVYWIVRRREQQSAQRETGRAVSAPTEKEGQRDES
- the fdnG gene encoding formate dehydrogenase-N subunit alpha, coding for MKLTRRQFLKLGSTTSAWLAMERTVAPTLTMPPASKIRWTTETPTICPYCAVGCGMIAGARDGKVVNIEGDPDHPINRGALCSKGSTLTQLVNSKRRITKPLYRAPGAAQWQEVEWDWALNEIAKRIKKTRDESWIEKDEQGRVVRRTEAIASVGSAALDNEECILLVKALRSMGLLYIEHQARIUHSATVAALAESFGRGAMTNHWIDIKNSDAILIMGSNAAENHPISFKWVTEAMDRGAVLISVDPRFTRTSSKAHIYAPLRSGTDIAFLGGMIKYILDNELYHREYVVEHTNASFLIDPAFGFSDGIFTGYDPQARRYDKSTWAYQTDADGVPLRDPTLQHPNCVFQLLKKHYARYDLDTVSQITGTPKDDLLKVYQAFTATGAPDKVGTIMYAMGWTQHTYGTQNIRTAAIIQLLLGNIGRAGGGINALRGESNVQGSTDHCLLFHILPGYLKPPRARHQTLKDYLAAYTPKSNDPKSANWWQHYPKYAVSLLKWMFGDNATPENEFGYHWLPKLADDGNYSWLKLFQDMYAGKIKGFFAWGQNPAVGGAHANLNRKAMENLDWMVAVNLWDTETSSFWQRPGVDPAAIQTEVFLLPVAASVEKEGSITNSGRWAQWRWKAVDPPGEARPDSWIINQLMIRLRKLYAADPGPNPDPILKLAWDYGEDGVDIEKVAGEVNGWAVSDVRDADGNVIVPAGKRVKNFTQLRDDGSTACANWLYSGSYNEDGNMMARRDNTDTHPAGIGLYSNWGWAWPVNRRIIYNRASCDAQGRPFDPARFVIRWNGKKWEGDVPDGGWPPGARYAFIMKPEGHARIFGPGLADGPFPEHYEPWESPVANVLHPANATNPAFIPCSPEISEPCDPQRYPIVATTFRVSEHWQSGAMTRNVPWLAEMHPEMFVEMSPELAAEKGIRNGEKVIVESVRGSIEAVAIVTRRLQPFRLNGRIVHQVALPWHWGYKGLVTGGSANELTPPVGDANTMIPETKAFLCDIRKV